From the genome of Candidatus Methylacidiphilales bacterium:
TGGAATTTTCAAGACTGACAATCATCTCCCGGTAATCGGCATACTCCGACTCGCCCGTGTCCACCGGATAATTCACCATGACATAGTCCAGATAATCGCGAACCTGTCGCATATACCCCCCGATTCCCTTCTGCATCGCGTCCGCCCGTTCGATGGCCTTCCGGTAGCCGCGCAGGTCCGGCTGCAGCCAGGCCGTTACGGCCGCCCGATACATTTCAATGACCGGCACCCACGCCGCGTGGGCCTTGGTCTCCAATAGCGTCAATTCTTCCAGCTTCCTGCTCAGCGGTTCGGTCGAAACCACCTGGGAAGGCTCCGGCAGGTTCGAGATCGACAAAATCCGGCTTTCCTTTTCATCTTTGGCTGTCAAACCCACCTGCAACGCCTCCGTCAACGCGGCCACCGTCGCATCCCAATCATAAAACCAAAAGGAACGCTTGGCGGTACCATCGGATTCCTTCCACCAGGCTTCGTTGCGTTGGTTGGGATCCAGAAACGGCTTCGATATGTTTTTGGCGTCCGAAGTCAGCCAGAGAACCAGCGTTTGCTTGTCAGCCGCCGCCATGGTCAAAGATCGGACCAGCCCATAGGCAAATGCCTGCTGCCAGCGCGCCTCCAGGGAATTGTCACTGAGTTCGCTCCATTCCTGAACCGTTTTAAGCGGAGGCATGCGGTCAAGACGCTGGTAGCGCCGTACAATCGCGTCGAATGTCTCCTCCCGCGACTTGAGCGCCAACTGGGTCAGCCCCTCGCTCAACCAAAGCGGGGGTTCCGGAACGGCCTGAAGGTCCGCGGGCAGTTTCCCTTGAAATTCAAGCGACTGGAGATAACAAATCATGCAACTGCGGTAGATTTGCTCCCGCTGCGCCTGCAAAGGCCCCTGCGTGGAAATACGAAAACGAAGATCGCCCACATCCAACCCCATTCTTCGGGGGAAGGAATCAAAGGCATCCGGTTTGTATTTTTGCGGGGCATCGCTCCACTCCAGGACCAATTTGAAGTTCTCCAGCTTGGGCAACCCCAGGCGCTCCAAAAAAACCGCATAAGAGCTTTCCGCCATTTGCAACAGGTCCGCTGCCGCGGATGAATCCACACTCCGGGCTTCAATCGGATAATCGCCGCTGGGTTGGACATAAACCTTGCGTGGCTGGGGCCTGGTCTCGGCCTCAAGATTGCAACCCGCGCACAGGAACAGGCACCCCGACAACAAAATAGCCGGCCAAACCCAACCGCGTGAAAAAGTCGCCTTCATGAATGTGCATCCACTCTGCCAGCCGAATTGCCAAGATCAAGAAACCTCGAAAAAGCCACGGAACAAGGGTTTACAGTAAGATCGCGAAGAACGTAAAAGAAGGCTGAAATCAAACTGTTTTAACAACGAGAGCACAGAGGTTCAGGAGAGGTTTATGAATCTCAAACAAACTCCGTGACCTCTTTGTGAAAAAACTTCTGTTCCATTTTTGCGTCTTTAGCGGGCAAACCTGTTCGAGTCTTGGATTTTAAATCTTCGGTTCTCCATCCGCGTGAATCCGTGTTTATCCGTGGTTCTACCTGAGTTTCAGGAGGCTTTATCTGCGCTTATCTGAGTCATCTGCGGTTAAAAACCCTGATATCAGGCTTGCCATCACGGGAGCCTTCCTTAAAACATTTTGCCGTGGATATTCATCATTATTGGCAACAGCGTCAGGCAACTTTTGAAAAGGCCCTCCACGCGGCCCTCCCGCCCGCAAGCACCAAACCCGCAACAATTCACAAAGCCATGCGCTACAGCCTTTTTGCCGGCGGCAAACGCCTGCGCCCGATCCTCTGCCTCGCCGCTGCGGAATCCGTCGGGGGCAAAGTCCAGGCCGCCATGCCCCTGGCCTGCGCGCTGGAATGCATCCATACCTATTCCTTGATCCATGATGACCTGCCCTCCATGGACGACGACGATTTGCGCCGCGGCAAGCCGACCTCGCACAAGGTTTTCGGCGAGGGCGTGGCCGTGCTTGCCGGGGATGCCCTGTTGACCCACGCCTTTGAGCTGGCCGCGCGCGTGCCGGGTTGGCCGCGTTATTCCGTGGCCGCTGTGGTAAGTGAACTGGCCCGCGCCTCCGGCAGCAAAGCGCTCATCGCAGGACAAGTGGCTGATTTGGAATGCGAAGGCAAAAAAATCAGCCCGGCTGAACTGGCCTACATCCACCGGAACAAAACAGCAGCCCTCATTTCCGCTTCCATCCGCCTCGGCGCCATGTCGGGCAATGCAAGCTCCGCCGATTTAAAAACCCTCACCCGCTTCGGAGAAGCACTCGGCCTTGCCTTCCAGGTCATCGACGACATTCTCGACATCACGCAGACCAGCGAACAACTGGGCAAAAGCGCGGGCAAGGATCTGAAGGCGCAAAAAGCCACCTATCCGGCCATTCTCGGAATGGAGAAGGCCCAAAAGGAAGCCAAACGCCTGACCCGCCTGGCACAAAGCACCATCAAATCGATGGGCCCCAAAGCCGCCCCGCTGCAGGCAATTGCGGAATATCTTCTAAGCCGGAAGAATTAAT
Proteins encoded in this window:
- a CDS encoding polyprenyl synthetase family protein; translated protein: MDIHHYWQQRQATFEKALHAALPPASTKPATIHKAMRYSLFAGGKRLRPILCLAAAESVGGKVQAAMPLACALECIHTYSLIHDDLPSMDDDDLRRGKPTSHKVFGEGVAVLAGDALLTHAFELAARVPGWPRYSVAAVVSELARASGSKALIAGQVADLECEGKKISPAELAYIHRNKTAALISASIRLGAMSGNASSADLKTLTRFGEALGLAFQVIDDILDITQTSEQLGKSAGKDLKAQKATYPAILGMEKAQKEAKRLTRLAQSTIKSMGPKAAPLQAIAEYLLSRKN